A part of Tachysurus vachellii isolate PV-2020 chromosome 4, HZAU_Pvac_v1, whole genome shotgun sequence genomic DNA contains:
- the ngfb gene encoding nerve growth factor: MQWSMLALLLLFCSHNLALRAGDICPQDSKHEQTVDSTPTVDPKLFNKRRYRSPRVLFSELPPDSEPTEHQGSKDRTKRRAGQPQSRGVYSVCESVSFWVGNKTKATDISGNEVTVLPDVSINDVKKKQYFFETVCSSARTGGSGCLGIDVRHWNSYCTNSHTFVRALTSFKNLVAWRLIRINVACVCVLSRKSWRQ; encoded by the coding sequence ATGCAGTGGTCCATGTTAGCCCTGCTGCTCCTGTTCTGCAGCCACAATTTGGCACTGCGAGCGGGCGATATCTGCCCACAGGACAGCAAGCATGAGCAGACAGTTGACTCCACACCCACAGTGGACCCCAAACTCTTCAACAAGAGGCGCTACCGGTCGCCTCGCGTGCTTTTCAGTGAACTACCCCCTGATTCAGAGCCTACAGAACATCAGGGTTCAAAGGACAGGACAAAGAGGCGAGCAGGACAGCCACAGAGTCGTGGCGTGTactcagtgtgtgagagtgtcagcTTCTGGGTGGGTAATAAGACAAAAGCAACAGACATCTCAGGAAACGAGGTAACTGTGCTGCCTGACGTGAGCATCAATGACGTCAAGAAAAAGCAGTATTTCTTTGAAACAGTATGCAGTAGTGCAAGAACTGGGGGCTCTGGGTGTCTGGGGATTGATGTGCGCCACTGGAACTCATACTGCACCAACTCGCACACATTTGTAAGAGCATTGACTTCTTTTAAGAACCTGGTGGCTTGGAGACTTATTAGGATCAACGtagcctgcgtgtgtgtgctcagcCGCAAGTCATGGAGACAATGA